The DNA region GCAATTCTCTCTGTGCCAGCAGCGTCTTCTTAACCTCTTTCAAGCCCGAGTTGACGGATTTGAGGTCGCCTTTGTACCCGTCGATGAGGCTCTGTTGTTTTGCATGACGCCCTTGAAAATCTTGGTCGGCCCTACGGCAAGCCATAACCTCTTCGCCCATGCCATTAATATGGCTACTGAGCTCGTCTAGTCGCTCCAGTGCCTTCTGGCACTGAGAGGCCGTGAATATAGTTAACTGGTCGTGGGCTTTCCGGACGTCTCGCGAGAGCTCTTCGGATTCGAGAAAAAGATCCGTTTGTTCCTTCAACATTTTCACCTCTCGGTCGTGTTCTTGGATCCGTGTTTCCAGGGTCTTCAAGAGCTCACTATCATATGTCGGACTTGCGGTTTGCTGTCCAGGGCAAGATTGAACTTCGCCATTGACAGATGAGCTTGGCTCCGCTTGTATCGTGTCCGCAACGTTGTGGTCCACGTCCTGCGCGGCCTTCGGGCCTCTGCTGGTGGGTGTCTCCTGGGTTTCCTTTTTATCTAGCTGAGGAACCCTGAGGGACTCAAGGGTGTTCGGTGTCTCCGGAACAGGCTGCTGCTCTAGTGGTGGGAGATGAGGAGGCGATTCTAATCTTGGGACGCATTGGCGTTTCGCAGAACTGGGAGGAGTTTCAAGACCAAACCTGCGCTTGTGGCTTTCGGATTGGATGAGATCGTCATTAGCTATCTCGGGAAGTTTTGAGGTGGGCGTTTTGGGGGTGAAGGGGTTATTCGTGGCCGGATGGACAGGATTGTGAGCGAGCGAAGGGTCTGTAATGCGTTCAAATAGACTCTTGCCTAGCCCTGGACAGGAGGGGtggctgctgccgcccttGATCTGAAAGACGGATGGGGTCTTGTGTCTGAAGGGAAAGGTGCCGGGTTGGGGCGGGTTGGACTCGTCAAGGAGCAAGTGATGATCGTAGCGGAGCTCGTCCAGCCATGATGTTTCGATACGGTTCCATTCTGTCTCAAGACGGTCCCTCGACGGGAAAAGAGAGGGCAAAGGATGCGGGTCTCTGGAGTTCCATGCATCGATGAGGTCTGTCAGAAGGTCTCTATGCAGATGCTTCCTTTTGAGATTTAAATAGGCGCGGCGGCGTGTGGCGTAAATGTCGACGAGATCTTCCACTTTCTTGGGGCCGGCTTTGGTTGTAGACCAGTGACGGGCGATGAAAGGCCAGAATTGGTCGCGGTCAAAGGCTAGGTGCTGGCAGCTGGTTACAAGACGGAAGAGCACGACTAGGTTGACGTAGATGCGGCGCTGGCGGTCTCGCACGGTCCTGAGGTCACTGTGCAGACCGAACCTCTTTTCGTTTGCCGGATTGAGAAGCACTGCGGCCGATTGGACGGGGTTATCGGGCCAAGGGGGGGTTGGAAGCGATACGCCAGCGATCCGGAAGGCGGCGTGGTTCATGGCGCGGCGGAAATGAGAGAGTCAGGCCAAGTTGGCCATTCACGAGTTGCAcgaaagaagaggagggagggctGAGGTGCACTTTGTGAGAACGACGGGATGCTGTCATTGAAGTGAGGAAGATGCTGAGGAGAGGGACTCGGGGAGAGAAAACGAAAGATAAGGAGACGATTTGGAAGACGAACGTTGAACTTTCGTGGatccgggggggggagaaccCGTCGCGTCCGAGACGGCCGACGCGGAACCCTGAAATGCAGGCGCGTGTCTGCAGTGGGACTCCGTACCTGTTCAGGTATCTATCTAATTAAGTTCACTACATCTGTCGTTGTCAGGCACCTCGTCAGGTACCCAAACCCCCTTGCACACTTATCCCCTGGTCCCTGCGCTCACTGAACCAATTGTGAGATGTGAAAGGTTGCACAGGGCCCGGCAGATACGTTGCAATAAATCAACCCTGGACTTAGATAACTGTCTCGTTCCCCAAATGCTGCGTAGACACTTCCTTGTGCGAAACAGCAGGACCTTGCTTCGTTTTGACTAATTCGTGTTCATCATTCTTCATCTCAGTCGTCATCCTCCCCAATACCGCCTCTCCATCCCCTTACTCCATGACCAACACACTGCGGAAGCGGACCTTGTTGGACAGCATGTGCTCCGACGCCTTCttcgcgtcgtcgagggaAAAGCGCTCAATCATGCACTTGATGCCGTGCGTCGCCGCAAAGTCGATGGCCTCTTCCGAGTCCATCTGGTGCCCGCTGGGCCAGCCACAGACCGATTTTccgccgacgatgagatCGATCGTGTTAACCTTGAGATTGCCAACCGGCGCGAGCACGCAGAGCTTGCCGCCCGCCTGCAGACCCCCGGTAAGCGGCGAGATGATCTTGGggttcggcgccgtcgcgaTGATGAGCGATGCGCCCCCAAGCTTCTTTAGCTCCTTGACGGGGTCCGACGCGCTCGAGTCGATGTACACGTGCGCGCCCAGCTTCGTCGCGAACTCCTTCTTGGACGACCCTGAGCTGAGCACTACCGTCTTGTAGCCCATGCGGCTGGCGTACTGCACCGCAAGATGCCCGAGGCCGCCCAGGCCCTGGATCGCCACAATGTTTCCCTGCTCAATCTGCATCTTGCGGATGCTGTTGAACACCGTCACTCCAGCGCAGAGCAgcggcgccgtctcggccgggTCCACATCCTTGGGCAcccgcaccgccgcctcggacCGGAGCAGCACGTACTGCGCGTACCCGCCGTCGCGGAACACGCCGTTGACCGTCTCGTTGTCGCACGTCTGGAAGAAGCCCTTCTGGCACTGTCTGCACGTTCCGTCGTGACCTATTACACCAGGAGCGTTGTTGATTAGCATCTAGCAGCTAGACGGGCCATTATAGGTAGTTCGCATCTGCACACATGGACGTACCTCCGTGCCAGGCGCCTCCAACTCGCTCTCCGCCAGAGAACCTGCTtacgccctcgccgacggccaccacatcgccgacaaTCTCGTGGCCTGGAATCCGGGGGAACACGTCGCCAAACCCGCCCTCCTGCATACCCACGTCTGAGTGGCAGACACCGCAAGCCAGCAccttgacgaggatgaggccAGGGCCAGGCTG from Colletotrichum higginsianum IMI 349063 chromosome 4, whole genome shotgun sequence includes:
- a CDS encoding Alcohol dehydrogenase GroES-like domain-containing protein; this encodes MASLPKTYKAAVVESKSAPLKIVDQELKQPGPGLILVKVLACGVCHSDVGMQEGGFGDVFPRIPGHEIVGDVVAVGEGVSRFSGGERVGGAWHGGHDGTCRQCQKGFFQTCDNETVNGVFRDGGYAQYVLLRSEAAVRVPKDVDPAETAPLLCAGVTVFNSIRKMQIEQGNIVAIQGLGGLGHLAVQYASRMGYKTVVLSSGSSKKEFATKLGAHVYIDSSASDPVKELKKLGGASLIIATAPNPKIISPLTGGLQAGGKLCVLAPVGNLKVNTIDLIVGGKSVCGWPSGHQMDSEEAIDFAATHGIKCMIERFSLDDAKKASEHMLSNKVRFRSVLVME